DNA from Roseimicrobium sp. ORNL1:
CGCGTCGCGTACGCTCACGAGACGTCTCGTGAGCTCGCCCATGCTGTGAGTTCAGTAAACCCCTTCCATGCACCACCTTGCGCGAAGCGCCTTGGAGTGCGTGTGCGAAGCACCGCTTTGGCGGGAACTCGGGCGCGGAGCCTGTAGGCGTTCCACGCCATGAGTTTGTTCCCACACAGGGTACTCTTTCGCAGGGTACGACACCATCCTACTGCCGTCAGTGGCGCGACATGCGCATGCGTCATCGTCCTCCATGCCCGCCCGCTCCCCACCTTCTGATGACATGATGTGGACGTGGAGTGTGATGTGACATGGAGCGGCAGCACGTCAATCGCCAGCGTGAGCGCGTCTCCATCCATCTCACGGGTATTCGAAGGCCCTCCGGGCTACCCAAGACCACACCATCCAATCTTCAGCCCCATAGGTCCACACCCACAGGCACCAGAAAAAACAAACAACACCGCTTGTATCACACTTCACTCTGCATACGATCTCACACATGCCCTACGCCGACCCTGTGAAACGCCGCGAAGACAAGGCCCGCCGCATGCGCGAGCGCTATCAGAAGGATGCCAAGCATCGGGCGGAAAAAAAGGCCAAGGTCCTCGCGCACTATCACGAGACCAAGACAGACGAAGTCCTCGAGACCAAGCGCCGCCGCGCCCGCGCCTACCGTCCCGAGCCCGCCTCGAACGTCTCCGTCACCGTCACCCGGCAGATCCGTGGCAGCAGCGAAGAATGGCGCACCTGGAGTGAAGCCCAGGAAGCCTCCGGCCTGAACTGGACCGAGTGGCTCCGCCGCGCCCTCAATACCTACGCCGCGCGCCGCACGCCCAAGACCAAATCCTCCGCATAAGGCGCAATCGAAGTCGTGTTTGACTGGTTGCCTCCCAGCAGGTGCCAGCGACCGCCAGCCACGTGGTCCAGCAGGGCCACGTGATTCCCACCGGGGCGTTTGAGCACCACCACATCGCCCAGCTCCGCCTCCGCCTTGTCCACTTCATGGCCCCAGTCCAGCCATGACACCGCGCGATAATACGCCGTCGGCACGCCGAGCCCCAGCTCCAGGCACCACAGCCCCATCAGGCAGCCGCACCACGCCGTCTTCGAGTCATCGCCGTCCAGCCACCTCGCCGCCGTCTCAATCGCCAGCCTGATGCGCGGATGCGAGCCCTTTCCCTCCACCTCCGCCATCCCGAGGTCCTTTCGCGCATGATGATATAAACGCTCTGAGGTTTTCATACATATATATAGAAAAATTGCATTTCTCGTTTCCGACGGCCCACCGTTCATCCCAAGAACTTCGTGCCTCCGCGTCTCCGTATTTGATTCGTCCTGCGGTACTCACCCTTCGGGCTGCTTCGCACTCGTCTCGCTCCGTTCGGCGCTGTGTTGAGTCCTCAGCCTTCAGCTTGCAGCCCACTCGTCTGAGGCCACGGATCAGCGTGGCAGTCCCTGATACTCTTGGCACGGGTACTGCCAGGATAGCTCATTAGATATATGAAGAGAGAAATCCCCATGCGTGACTTGGCTTCCTCTTGTTATCGATATCAAAGGCCTGTGACTATGTTTCTATTGGGCAAGGGTCTTCCATGTTTCACCACCGATGGTTCGAAATGAGCGCCAGATGCTCGTATTCGTGCCCTGAAGGGGCACAGGAGCCCAGCCCAGGGTTAGGGAGCCTAGGCGACCGACACCCTGGGTGTGCCGGCAGAGAATTCCGACTCTGAAAGAGTCGAGGAGATGTCCCATCCACATATCATGATCTCGTCACCGTCCCTTCACCCTTCCAGAACCTCCACCCAAACATCCGCACACCGCGATACATCATCCGCCGTTTCAGCATGCTGACACCCGCCTCGCGCAGCATCCGGCAGAAAAGCGCATCCGCCTCCGCGCGTGTCCATAGCACCTCAGGCATGGGTTCCCACTCCTGGTGCCCCTCGCTCCACACCTCCTGCATACCCGCCGGCAGCCGCCCTTCATGGCGATACATCACATCATGCACCAGCGCCCCCGCCCGTTGCAAACCATCGCGCTCGATTCCGGTAAGCGTCCAGAGCAGCCGCGGTGCACTCGCGCCATCGTATTCAAATCCCGCCGCGATTCTCAACCGCCGCCGCACCCCATGCTTCTCCCACTCATAGAAGTAGGGCGAGTTTAACCGGTAGCTCCAGCCACCACGAGTCAGCACCGGACGTATATCTGGCTGTTCCATCAAGCTCATCATCGTTCTCCTTTGTGATGCCGTTCACGGCTGCTTCGTCGCGGGTGACGGCGCTCCCGCGTGCGGTGATTGCGAATTCGATTGCGATTGCAGTCGCTCGCTGACCACATGCTTCACCACACTCTTGAAATAGTCCGTCTGCTCCTGGATGAGGCCCGTCAGCGCCTCCATCCCCTCCGCCGTCCGGTTCAGTGCCTCCAGCATCCGCTGCTCCCTCGCCACCGTCTCCGCCTTGTACTCCGCCTGTTGCTTCAGCAGCAGCCTCACCAGAAACACCACCGCAATGAGCAGCAGCACCTTCAGGCTCACATCCTCCCAGCCCTTCGCTTCCGCCGCGATATCACCCACCATCGCAAACGTCGCCACCGCCGAAGCCATCATCGCCTTCCCATGCTCCTGCCAATCATGCAGCACCACCATCAAAAGCATCCTCATACCCACCTCCATCTCCCAACACCTCGCATCCCAAACCAAGAACCAAGAACTGCTAAATCCCCTCAAGGCGTAATCGCCGGCGGCGCCACCGCAGGCACCACACCTGGCACCTCCGCAGAGATCGCCGCCCCGTGCGCCGCCGCATTTGCCTCAATCGCCTTACCCTTCAGCGCATTATCAGACACATGTTTTCTGGTCGCTTCCTTCAGCGCCACCTGGTTCGTCGCCTCCGCTGCCTGGGTCGTCACCGCGCCAAAATAGCTCGTCGCCAGCGTGCCCACCATCACCGCACCATCCCGGAAGGACTTCTCGTGGTTGTGAATCACCCCATACCCCTTCCGATATGCCCCCTTCCCCCCAAGGCTCGCATACGTCGCCGACCTCCCCTCACCATCACGCTCATGCATGACCACGCAAGATGACAGCGC
Protein-coding regions in this window:
- a CDS encoding TIGR02594 family protein, which produces MKTSERLYHHARKDLGMAEVEGKGSHPRIRLAIETAARWLDGDDSKTAWCGCLMGLWCLELGLGVPTAYYRAVSWLDWGHEVDKAEAELGDVVVLKRPGGNHVALLDHVAGGRWHLLGGNQSNTTSIAPYAEDLVLGVRRAA
- a CDS encoding DUF1353 domain-containing protein codes for the protein MEQPDIRPVLTRGGWSYRLNSPYFYEWEKHGVRRRLRIAAGFEYDGASAPRLLWTLTGIERDGLQRAGALVHDVMYRHEGRLPAGMQEVWSEGHQEWEPMPEVLWTRAEADALFCRMLREAGVSMLKRRMMYRGVRMFGWRFWKGEGTVTRS